CTGCAGGCTTTTATTTAGAGGAGGGCACGTGTTACTCTATAGGATCAGAAAGAAGATTTTAGTGACCATGGCACTTTGAGTGATTTGATCTTGAACAACCTATTAATACAATAAACCAATCAAGCCTTGAACTAGGAGTTTAGATTGTGGCCTATATTCAACATAATTACGAGCCTTAACCCATTGTAAACTGAAATCCCGCCACCATGTGTGGGTTCCTTACTAGACCATATCATATGGGTAAAAGGGAGTTTACCTTGGTTAGCTTTATAATaaccaacaaataaaaaacagGCGCAAAGACTGAGTGTCAATGCAACTAGTACAAGAACAATGCTTAAAGCATATACTCAATCATGAAAAGTGACATGCCACTCTTCATGAAAACAAGATCTACCTAGACTTAAGGTAACCAATAAGACTAGAAAATATGCAAACAAGAATATCTAACAGGCCTGATTCTTTGTAACCAATAAAGACTTTGGCAGCTTCCAAGTATCAAAAATCTTTTCACTATCACAAGTCATCTTGAAACGAAATGACATGAGCTTCAAACGTACAGTTTCTTCAATTACCTTGATCAATTGTTGAGTTGgtctcttttcctttttaaaaagcCGAGTGTTTCTCTCTTGCCACACATAATAAGTAGCAGCAGGAAGGACCTGTTTTGCTATGATGGTTTTGGCCGATTTTTTGTTACCAATCGCAGATCCTCTTCCAAACCTGTAGCGAGTATGAGCATTCAAAGAATAAGTGTTCATGAGAATCGGGCTGTAATTCACATAATGAGCAATAACTTTGATCAGCCATCGTGGAGGAAATATCCCAAGAGCGAAGCATGTCTTGAGTCTTCAGTTTCTTTTTCATGACCAACCAAAGATGAAAAGCGTGTCTTGGAATACATTGTGTAAACCAGACAATGTCAAACCATTGAACCTTCATCACCCTGGTCCTAATAGTATCCCAAACTGTTGATACCGAAAATTCTTGATAACCGTTGCTATTCTTCCAACAGAGAGTATCCTGTGTTTCATGATTTAAAATGGTGGAACAATGGATGGGAATAAATTACTCCACTCCACCGGCCATGCCCAATTTGCACCAGACACGAGATTAGCAACATTTGAGTGAATTTGAAAACCTGCATTATTAATAGATCGAGATAATAAAGAGTTATAAATCGGGCTGGAATCACACCAATTATCAAACCATGCTGAAGTCGTGAGCCCATTTCCAATCTTGTACCAAATCTGGAATAAGTTATCAAATCTCGAACTACGGGCCTGATCTGAAGGATCTTAC
The sequence above is drawn from the Erigeron canadensis isolate Cc75 chromosome 4, C_canadensis_v1, whole genome shotgun sequence genome and encodes:
- the LOC122597618 gene encoding uncharacterized protein LOC122597618; this encodes MIPTRVIHEIEQLMRGFLWSQGSSQKGKSKVAWEVVCLPKAGGLGIRRLQEFNVALLTAHIWNILARKESLWVQWIHVYKIKDRKFWNIPYRRNMTWSWRKILQIRPVVRDLITYSRFGTRLEMGSRLQHGFQIHSNVANLVSGANWAWPVEWIWDTIRTRVMKVQWFDIVWFGRGSAIGNKKSAKTIIAKQVLPAATYYVWQERNTRLFKKEKRPTQQLIKVIEETVRLKLMSFRFKMTCDSEKIFDTWKLPKSLLVTKNQAC